Proteins from a single region of Candidatus Poribacteria bacterium:
- a CDS encoding CoA-binding protein gives MFHTPDEKIREILTRHKTVAIVGLSGYPSRDSYKVAEYLKRQGYKIIPINPRYRELLGERCYPSLLDVTEPVEIVDIFRKPQAVPQIVEQAIQKGAKVIWMQKGIVNNSAAEMAIKAGLDVVMDRCMMVEHMVLRKR, from the coding sequence ATGTTTCATACGCCTGACGAGAAGATCAGGGAGATATTGACCAGGCACAAAACCGTGGCGATCGTCGGACTGTCCGGTTATCCCAGTAGGGACAGCTACAAGGTCGCCGAATATCTCAAGAGACAAGGGTATAAGATCATACCCATTAATCCCAGATATAGGGAACTTCTGGGTGAGAGGTGCTATCCATCCCTGCTTGACGTCACGGAGCCTGTGGAGATCGTGGATATATTCAGGAAGCCACAGGCTGTGCCGCAGATAGTCGAACAGGCGATCCAGAAGGGGGCTAAGGTCATATGGATGCAGAAAGGGATAGTTAACAACTCAGCCGCTGAAATGGCGATCAAGGCGGGATTGGATGTGGTTATGGACCGATGTATGATGGTTGAGCATATGGTCCTGAGGAAGAGGTGA
- a CDS encoding peptidylprolyl isomerase produces MRRLGGTILVLLSIYLAFHPTMSDAKVVDRIIAIVNDDVITLGDLNKLVIDRARELETSYNLSPKEAREKAESERQDLLQQMIDQLILVYEARRRKITVTESEIQEYLNAIKSQAGITSDEEFVKELRKQGYTLRGYRDEVRKRIMADKLLTQELAGKTEVSDEEVEKFYREHMDQLKSASKEKIHLRHIFIKLPFSDDEKRKAFEKATEAYKRLSSGEKFESVARNYSDSKQIRLGSFKAQELQMLNPGIYSAALKLKVGEFSKPIESPTGYHIIRLDSRSGDELEISDIFIAYKLSPQQQKAVNRKVEEVIRRIRAGEDFGELARRFSDDEATREKGGDLGVKSLDELDPLIRGKVEKLKAGEVSDPVWTPFGVHIFKVESRTIGTLSDYEREQIRNFLKEKKFQEEKRKFIDKLKKRMFVRVMSDLSSG; encoded by the coding sequence ATGAGACGCCTTGGGGGAACGATTCTCGTTTTGCTTTCGATCTATCTGGCATTTCATCCGACGATGAGCGATGCGAAGGTGGTGGACAGGATCATCGCTATAGTAAACGACGATGTGATAACGCTCGGCGACCTGAACAAGCTGGTGATCGACCGGGCGAGGGAGCTGGAGACGAGTTACAACCTCTCACCTAAGGAAGCCAGGGAAAAGGCCGAAAGCGAACGGCAGGATCTGCTACAGCAGATGATAGATCAATTAATTCTCGTCTATGAGGCCAGGCGACGGAAGATAACGGTTACCGAATCGGAGATCCAAGAGTATCTCAACGCCATTAAGTCTCAGGCAGGCATCACATCCGATGAGGAGTTCGTCAAGGAACTAAGGAAACAGGGTTACACCCTCAGGGGATACAGGGATGAAGTTCGTAAGAGGATCATGGCCGATAAGCTCCTCACTCAAGAGCTGGCTGGCAAAACGGAGGTCTCGGATGAAGAGGTGGAGAAGTTCTATCGGGAACACATGGATCAGCTCAAATCGGCCTCCAAGGAGAAAATCCATCTGAGACATATTTTCATCAAGCTTCCCTTTTCAGATGATGAGAAACGAAAGGCGTTTGAGAAGGCGACAGAGGCTTACAAGAGGCTCTCCTCAGGGGAGAAATTCGAATCCGTCGCCCGAAATTACTCCGACTCGAAGCAGATCAGACTCGGCTCCTTCAAGGCCCAGGAGCTTCAGATGCTCAACCCGGGGATCTATTCGGCGGCGCTGAAGCTCAAAGTAGGGGAGTTCTCCAAACCGATTGAGAGCCCGACCGGCTATCACATAATCAGGCTCGACTCCAGATCGGGCGATGAATTGGAGATCAGCGATATATTCATCGCCTATAAGCTTTCACCCCAACAGCAGAAAGCGGTAAACCGGAAGGTCGAGGAAGTGATCCGTAGGATCAGAGCGGGCGAGGATTTCGGTGAGCTGGCCAGAAGGTTTTCGGACGACGAGGCGACCAGAGAGAAGGGAGGAGACCTCGGGGTGAAATCCCTCGATGAGCTGGACCCCCTCATCAGAGGAAAGGTGGAGAAACTCAAGGCAGGCGAGGTCTCAGACCCGGTCTGGACCCCGTTCGGCGTGCATATCTTCAAGGTCGAATCCCGAACTATCGGAACGCTTTCAGATTACGAACGCGAACAGATAAGGAATTTCCTCAAGGAGAAGAAGTTCCAGGAGGAGAAGAGAAAGTTCATCGATAAACTTAAAAAGAGGATGTTCGTCCGGGTGATGTCCGACTTGTCCTCCGGTTGA